One segment of Panicum virgatum strain AP13 chromosome 3K, P.virgatum_v5, whole genome shotgun sequence DNA contains the following:
- the LOC120700209 gene encoding translation initiation factor IF-2-like, which translates to MAAAKLARSSTVLALLVTAALWTSCALVPAAMAADTAAQPGSSAPPSAGVAAPAVDSSSAAAPATTLPATPAAALPSSSPSTPAASATATASKKFPVPNPGGEPYLPAAEVASALPVPTPEELPSAASLGFGSNGGFGYGGPGDECCGGGGYGWFGGPGGFGPGTYGYNGPLYWGAAPAGGIGSVAAANLVAPLVVACVSAAMLA; encoded by the exons ATGGCTGCCGCCAAGCTCGCCCGCTCGTCGACCGTCCTCGCGCTCctcgtcacggcggcgctgTGGACGTCCTGCGCGCTtgtgccggcggccatggcagcgGACACCGCCGCGCAGCCGgggtcgtcggcgccgccgagcGCAG gtgtggcggcgccggcggtcgaCTCATCATCGgcagcagctccggccaccACGCTGCCTGCCacacccgcggcggcgctgccatcATCCTCACCATCAACACCAGCGGCGTCCGCCACCGCCACGGCGTCGAAGAAGTTCCCGGTGCCGAACCCCGGCGGCGAGCCGTACCTgcccgcggcggaggtggcgtcGGCGCTGCCGGTGCCGACGCCCGAGGAGCTGCCCAGCGCGGCCAGCCTCGGGTTCGGCAGCAACGGCGGCTTTGGGTACGGCGGCCCGGGCGACgagtgctgcggcggcggcgggtacgGGTGGTTCGGCGGGCCCGGCGGGTTCGGCCCGGGCACGTACGGGTACAACGGGCCGCTGTActggggggcggcgccggcgggagggATCGGGAGCGTCGCGGCGGCGAACCTGGTGGCGCCACTCGTCGTGGCCTGCGTCTCTGCAGCCATGCTCGCTTAA